The following coding sequences are from one Xiphias gladius isolate SHS-SW01 ecotype Sanya breed wild chromosome 14, ASM1685928v1, whole genome shotgun sequence window:
- the LOC120799022 gene encoding aquaporin-4-like isoform X3 yields the protein MVAFKGIWTKDFWRAVSGEYLATLIFVLLSLGSTINWAAGEEKPPPADLVLISLCFGLSIATMVQCFGHISGGQINPAVTAAMVVTRKLSLAKALFYVLAQCLGAITGAGILYLVTPAAVRGSLGVTTVNSKISLGQALVVELLITFELVFAVFATCDPKRTDLGGSVGLAIGFAVAIGHLFAIPYTGASMNPARSFGPAMVTLNFENHWVYWVGPILGGILAAGLYEYLYCPDPEIKKRLKQVFQKEPSGKYMEVETEDVAIKPSSIQTIDLEKTEKKDPFHDSTGEVLSSV from the exons ATGGTGGCATTTAAAGGGATCTGGACCAAGGACTTCTGGAGGGCTGTATCTGGAGAGTACCTGGCCACGCTTATCTTTGTCCTTCTCAGTCTGGGCTCCACCATCAACTGGGCTGCAGGGGAGGAGAAGCCTCCCCCAGCTGACCTAGTCCTTATCTCGCTGTGCTTTGGCCTCAGCATTGCCACCATGGTGCAATGTTTTGGCCACATCAGCGGTGGACAAATTAACCCAGCTGTCACTGCAGCTATGGTTGTAACTAGAAAGCTGAGCCTGGCAAAAGCGCTGTTCTATGTGTTGGCTCAGTGCCTCGGGGCTATTACAGGAGCTGGGATTCTCTACCTAGTGACACCTGCCGCTGTTAGAGGTTCCCTCGGTGTGACCACG GTGAACTCCAAAATCTCACTGGGACAAGCCCTTGTTGTGGAGCTACTTATCACGTTCGAACTGGTCTTCGCCGTCTTTGCCACCTGTGATCCCAAACGTACAGACCTAGGCGGCTCAGTTGGCTTGGCCATTGGCTTTGCTGTAGCAATTGGTCACTTATTTGCG ATTCCTTATACAGGAGCCAGCATGAATCCTGCTCGTTCCTTTGGGCCTGCAATGGTCACACTTAACTTCGAGAATCACTGG GTGTACTGGGTTGGACCCATTCTGGGGGGCATACTGGCTGCTGGCCTGTATGAGTACCTGTACTGCCCTGACCCCGAGATAAAGAAGAGGCTGAAACAGGTCTTCCAGAAGGAGCCATCAGGGAAATACATGGAGGTGGAGACAGAGGACGTTGCCATCAAGCCGAGCTCCATCCAAACCATCGACCTggagaaaactgagaaaaaggaTCCTTTCCATGACTCGACGGGAGAAGTGTTGTCGTCTGTATGA
- the LOC120799022 gene encoding aquaporin-4-like isoform X1 has translation MQSRGTMRRSRSSDRPALCSTPALTQPAAPLRFLSWCNCQSIMVAFKGIWTKDFWRAVSGEYLATLIFVLLSLGSTINWAAGEEKPPPADLVLISLCFGLSIATMVQCFGHISGGQINPAVTAAMVVTRKLSLAKALFYVLAQCLGAITGAGILYLVTPAAVRGSLGVTTVNSKISLGQALVVELLITFELVFAVFATCDPKRTDLGGSVGLAIGFAVAIGHLFAIPYTGASMNPARSFGPAMVTLNFENHWVYWVGPILGGILAAGLYEYLYCPDPEIKKRLKQVFQKEPSGKYMEVETEDVAIKPSSIQTIDLEKTEKKDPFHDSTGEVLSSV, from the exons ATGCAATCCCGAGGCACAATGCGTAGATCACGTTCATCTGACAGACCTGCTCTCTGCTCCACTCCTGCACTGACACAGCCTGCTGCTCCTCT GAGGTTCCTGTCCTGGTGTAACTGTCAGAGCATAATGGTGGCATTTAAAGGGATCTGGACCAAGGACTTCTGGAGGGCTGTATCTGGAGAGTACCTGGCCACGCTTATCTTTGTCCTTCTCAGTCTGGGCTCCACCATCAACTGGGCTGCAGGGGAGGAGAAGCCTCCCCCAGCTGACCTAGTCCTTATCTCGCTGTGCTTTGGCCTCAGCATTGCCACCATGGTGCAATGTTTTGGCCACATCAGCGGTGGACAAATTAACCCAGCTGTCACTGCAGCTATGGTTGTAACTAGAAAGCTGAGCCTGGCAAAAGCGCTGTTCTATGTGTTGGCTCAGTGCCTCGGGGCTATTACAGGAGCTGGGATTCTCTACCTAGTGACACCTGCCGCTGTTAGAGGTTCCCTCGGTGTGACCACG GTGAACTCCAAAATCTCACTGGGACAAGCCCTTGTTGTGGAGCTACTTATCACGTTCGAACTGGTCTTCGCCGTCTTTGCCACCTGTGATCCCAAACGTACAGACCTAGGCGGCTCAGTTGGCTTGGCCATTGGCTTTGCTGTAGCAATTGGTCACTTATTTGCG ATTCCTTATACAGGAGCCAGCATGAATCCTGCTCGTTCCTTTGGGCCTGCAATGGTCACACTTAACTTCGAGAATCACTGG GTGTACTGGGTTGGACCCATTCTGGGGGGCATACTGGCTGCTGGCCTGTATGAGTACCTGTACTGCCCTGACCCCGAGATAAAGAAGAGGCTGAAACAGGTCTTCCAGAAGGAGCCATCAGGGAAATACATGGAGGTGGAGACAGAGGACGTTGCCATCAAGCCGAGCTCCATCCAAACCATCGACCTggagaaaactgagaaaaaggaTCCTTTCCATGACTCGACGGGAGAAGTGTTGTCGTCTGTATGA
- the LOC120799022 gene encoding aquaporin-4-like isoform X2 → MNENTSHTMGTERGRACYCIWRFLSWCNCQSIMVAFKGIWTKDFWRAVSGEYLATLIFVLLSLGSTINWAAGEEKPPPADLVLISLCFGLSIATMVQCFGHISGGQINPAVTAAMVVTRKLSLAKALFYVLAQCLGAITGAGILYLVTPAAVRGSLGVTTVNSKISLGQALVVELLITFELVFAVFATCDPKRTDLGGSVGLAIGFAVAIGHLFAIPYTGASMNPARSFGPAMVTLNFENHWVYWVGPILGGILAAGLYEYLYCPDPEIKKRLKQVFQKEPSGKYMEVETEDVAIKPSSIQTIDLEKTEKKDPFHDSTGEVLSSV, encoded by the exons atgaatgaaaacacatcacacacaatggggacagagagagggcgAGCTTGTTATTGCATTTG GAGGTTCCTGTCCTGGTGTAACTGTCAGAGCATAATGGTGGCATTTAAAGGGATCTGGACCAAGGACTTCTGGAGGGCTGTATCTGGAGAGTACCTGGCCACGCTTATCTTTGTCCTTCTCAGTCTGGGCTCCACCATCAACTGGGCTGCAGGGGAGGAGAAGCCTCCCCCAGCTGACCTAGTCCTTATCTCGCTGTGCTTTGGCCTCAGCATTGCCACCATGGTGCAATGTTTTGGCCACATCAGCGGTGGACAAATTAACCCAGCTGTCACTGCAGCTATGGTTGTAACTAGAAAGCTGAGCCTGGCAAAAGCGCTGTTCTATGTGTTGGCTCAGTGCCTCGGGGCTATTACAGGAGCTGGGATTCTCTACCTAGTGACACCTGCCGCTGTTAGAGGTTCCCTCGGTGTGACCACG GTGAACTCCAAAATCTCACTGGGACAAGCCCTTGTTGTGGAGCTACTTATCACGTTCGAACTGGTCTTCGCCGTCTTTGCCACCTGTGATCCCAAACGTACAGACCTAGGCGGCTCAGTTGGCTTGGCCATTGGCTTTGCTGTAGCAATTGGTCACTTATTTGCG ATTCCTTATACAGGAGCCAGCATGAATCCTGCTCGTTCCTTTGGGCCTGCAATGGTCACACTTAACTTCGAGAATCACTGG GTGTACTGGGTTGGACCCATTCTGGGGGGCATACTGGCTGCTGGCCTGTATGAGTACCTGTACTGCCCTGACCCCGAGATAAAGAAGAGGCTGAAACAGGTCTTCCAGAAGGAGCCATCAGGGAAATACATGGAGGTGGAGACAGAGGACGTTGCCATCAAGCCGAGCTCCATCCAAACCATCGACCTggagaaaactgagaaaaaggaTCCTTTCCATGACTCGACGGGAGAAGTGTTGTCGTCTGTATGA